The following DNA comes from Candidatus Methylacidiphilum fumarolicum.
TGTCTATACCGATCAAGGGGATGTGATGTTTTTGAGCAAAAAGGCAAAGTGGTTTGTAATCCAAGTAGTTAGGCCATTTCTTTTTCCATTGAATGGCTTCTGAAAATTGTTTGAAAGAAAGCTGACCATTTATAAACTGGTCGATTATCTTTTGGTCTTTGGCTTCGAGGGATTCCAATGCCAAAGCCAGAGGAATGTGTCTGTTGTATAGAAGTTTTAAAAGTTCAAATTGGGCTTTATGATGGCTATGAAGCGTGTGTACTTCGCCCAAATAGATAATTCGAGCCTTGGAAAGATCTTCTAGTAGTTCTTTTTGACTTACAATTGCTCCACTCTTTAGATCTATCCAGATTCCCTCTGCGGCATTCCCAATGCGATAAAAGCTTAAGAAAAGAATAAATAGAATTATTAATATTTTTTTCACAAGGATGAATGAAACAAAAAGATGGTTGTCTCCTTCTATTGCTGAGAGACAGCATTAAAAAGAACATCGATTGTTTCTAAAGACAATTCTTTCCAGCTAGAAATTACTAGGTCTGCATTTTCTAAGTTGTTTTTAGGTCTTGTAGTGGTCAAAGCGATCACTTTCATACCAGCCTTTTTTGCAGATTCAACTCCTGCAGGGGCATCTTCGAACACTACGCAGCAGCTGGGCACATAGCCCAATTTTTTAGCTGTTACTAGATAAGGAGCAGGATGTGGTTTGCCTTCCCTGACGTCTTCAGCGCCTACTATAACGGAAAAATACTCTTTGATTCCTAATTTTTCTAACACGAAGAAGATGTTGGTTTTTGTTGTCGAAGAACAAATAGCCATGGGAATATGTTTCTGTTTTAAACAATCCAGAAACTCTTTGAGTCCATCAATAAGACAAAGGCCTTCTTCCTGTACAATTTTTTTATAAAGTTCTTCCTTTCTCTTTGAAAGTTGCATAATTTCTTCGGGATTTTGAGTCCAGCCAAGAAACTCGGAAATGATTTTTTCATTTTTCATTCCGAATGTTTTGTTCATAAAATCTTGTTCCACTTCTTTGTGTTGTTCGGCTGCAAGCATGCGCCAACTTTGTTCATGCTGTTTGACTGAATCGACAATGACGCCGTCCCAATCAAAAAGAGCAGCCCACTGATAGGTATCATGGTCTTTTTTCATATAAAACTACCCGGCCTTAAAGCGTATCGATCGAAAAGATCGATTTTGCATGCAAAGAACAATAAGAAAGAGCTTTATCGTCCCAATAGCAATACATTTTCAAGAAAGGTTTTATTTTCCTGGAAGGTTATGACAAAGGTAGGGATTGTTATTCTTCTTTTCAAGATTTCCTTCTCTCAAAATTCCTTTTGTAAAAACCTGCGAGTAAATCAAGAACAATATAAGTCTTTAGCCAGCAAAAAAGAGCTTCTAAAGGCTTATAAAGCCCGAGGATTTTTAGCTCTTTATCGAAATCGGAATAGTGAAGCCAGAAAATTTTTTCAAATGTGTTATTCCCTCTCTCCAGAGGATGCAAAGCTTTGTGAACTTTTGGCCATAGCCTCTCTTCGGGAAAACGATAGAAGGGGAGTAATCTTCTGGATGTACCAAGCCCATTTGAACGATCTGGCCCGTTTTTATTTGACGATAAAGCAGCCTTTTGAGTGTTCGAATCCTTTTCAAAATGCAACCTGTCCAATGCTTAGCACCTCTTATCCAGTCGTTCCCATAGAAATTGACGGCCATTTTTTTGCTTTTCTTATCGATACAGGAGCTTCGACATCTATTGTGGATAAACAAGTGGCAGAAGCTCTTGGACTAAAAGAACGGGGTGCATCGGAATTGGTTTTAAGCAATGGAGAAAGGATTCAGGGAGCTTTGAGTACTCTCCCCATTTTACGCATTGGTTCTTTGGCAATTAAAAATGTTCCGGTAATACTCATTGAAAAGCTAAAGCCACTTTCCTTTGATGCTAAGAATTGCTTTCATGGGGTATTAGGAACAGATTTGCTTTCAAGATTCAATATACTCATTGATTATCAAACAAAGAAGATTGTCATTTCAAAAAAAGCTATGGAGCTAGAGGCTGCCTTTCTTTCTGGGTCAAAATTATTGGCTGAAATTCCTTTTTTGTTTAGCCCTCAAGGACTTCTGCTAGTAAAAGGAAGCATGCAGTCGAAGGAAATTTTTTTTATTTATGACACTGGGTCTGGAGGGTATCCATTGGAATTTAATCAAAAATATAGGAATATATTTTTTGGGTTTTCAGGAACTGCTAGAAGCTCATTGAGGTTTGGACCAGTAGCAATCAAGAAAATAAGCGAAACTTTTACTCAACTTCCATCGGATCTAGAAGAAAGAGAAGAAATACCTATAGGCGGCATAATTGGAAATAGGCTCTTTTCTAGATACAAGGTGCTATTGAATTTCCAAAAAATGGTTTTGCAGCTATATGACCAGAAGAACTAAACTTGTGGGCAGACAGGGATTCGAACCCTGAACCAAGTGCTTAAAAGGCACCTGCTCTACCGTTGAGCTATCTGCCCTCGGGAATTAAGAATGTATTTTTTTTTAGTGATTTGTCTAAAAAAAATTGTCCAAAAATAAGGACATTTTCAATCTTTCTGTTCGAATAAAAATAGTATTGCCTTGTCTATCTAAAAAGTATACTTTTCCAAATGCCTAACGTTTCTACTCTTATGAAAAATTCCTTATCTGCTTCTTTAGCTGATTGTCAAAGCCAACAGGATCATAGAAAAATCAAAATACACCGAGTAGGAGTTAAAGGTCTGAGGTATCCTATAGAAGTACGCGACAAAAATTTCGAAAGCCAACATACAGTGGCTACCGTATCCCTTCTTGTGGATCTTCCGCATCATTTTAAGGGCACACACATGAGCAGATTTGTGGAGGTGCTCAATGCGCATGGTCGGATGGTACATGTCTGTAATGTTTTTTCGATCGTCCATGAACTCCAGAAGAAATTACATGCGGAAACTGCCCATGTAATCATGGAATTTCCTTATTTCATTGAAAAAAATGCTCCAGTGACTGGTTCAAAAGGCCTTGTCGATTATCAGGTAAGATTTGAAGCAGCGGCCTATCTTGATGAGACGGATTTTGTTATGTGGGTTACTGTGCCTGTGACCACATTGTGTCCTTGTTCAAAAGCAATAAGCGATCGGGGAGCTCATAACCAAAGAGGGTATGTGTCGGTAGCCATAAGATTTGTCCAAACGATCTGGATTGAAGACATCATTGAGCTTGTTGAAGCCTCGGCCAGTAGTCCGATTTATTCTCTTCTTAAAAGACCCGATGAAAAGTATGTTACCGAATTGGCTTTCGATAATCCTGTATTTGTAGAAGACTTAGTGAGGAATGTGGCTCTTAGGCTCAATGCCAATCAAGATATACTCTGGTACCGCGTAGAAGCCGAGAATATGGAAAGCATTCATAATCATGCTGCTTATGCTTGTGTGGAAAAAGAGCTAGAAACTTAAAAAAAGAAGAATTAACTGACTATACCAAAAAAGATAATCATAGAGGAATAGCAGTTGATAAATAGGCTTTTTTTAGTTATAAGTATTAAGTGATCCATGGGGAGCCTAATGGCTGAGAGGTTCTTCTCTAATGATTGAGGAGAACGACCCTATGAACCTGATCCGGATAATGCCGGCGGAGGGAAAGGATATGCACTGTTCTTATGCTCTTATCTCCTGTTCGGCTGTCCTCTGAAAGGAGGAAGCAACAATGGCTCAAAACAGTAGTCGACTGACGTATTTAGATATTGTTTCAAAAGGAAAAGAACTTTCTTCCTTCCTTTTGTCTTTTTTCCCAAATTCCAAAAAGGTATATATCCAAGGGGAAAATAGAGGGGTAAACGTTCCCTTTAGACAAATAAAGGTTGCTCATAATGGTTCTGGGGAAGCAACAGATCATTCATTTTTTTATGCTTACGATACTTCTGGACCTTATACAGATCCTTTTGCTGGGGTAGAAATAGGCAGTGGGCTTTTCCCCTTGCGAGCCGAGTGGATAGAACAAAGAGGAGATTGTGAACCTTACGAAGGCAGGCCCATTAAACCTGAAGACAATGGATGGGTATCGGTCAAAGATAAAGCCGCTATTCTTTTGAAAAATGGTGCTCAAAAGCTTCCTTTGTTAAAAAAGCGTCTGCCTTTACGTGCCAAAGCTGGAAGAAGGGTTACCCAACTGCATTATGCCAAAAAAGGCATTATTACTCCAGAGATGGAGTTCGTAGCCATAAGAGAGAATTTAGGTAGGAAAGGTTCCTCTCTTCGCCAAGGCAAAGGCCCACTTTATAGCCAGCACTCGGGATTGGCCTGGGGAGCATCGTTGCCAGAAGAGATAACTCCAGAATTTGTAAGGAAAGAAGTTGCCTCGGGTAGAGCGATTATCCCCTCTAATATTAACCATCCAGAGCTGGAGCCGATGATTATTGGCCGTAACTTTAGAGTCAAAATAAATGCGAACATTGGAAACTCTGCAATTAGCTCATCGATGGATGAAGAGGTAGCAAAACTGGTTTGGGCTATTCTTTGGGGAGCCGATACGGTCATGGATCTTTCTACCGGAAAAAACATTCATGAAATTCGTGAACTAATTATTCGTTCAAGCCCTGTGCCTATAGGGACTGTTCCCATCTATCAAGCGTTAGAGAAGGTTGGGGGGATTCCTGAGGAATTGAGTTGGGAAATCTATAGAGATACTCTGATCGAACAGGCCGAACAGGGAGTAGATTATTTCACCATACATGCTGGAGTCCTTTTGCGATATATCCCTTATACAGCCAATCGGCTCTGTGGCATTGTTAGTAGGGGAGGTTCCATCATGGCTAAGTGGTGTTTAGCCCATCATCAAGAAAATTTTCTCTATACGCATTTTGATGAAATTTGTGAAATTTTAAGGAGCTACGACATCAGTGTGTCGCTAGGAGATGGGTTAAGACCAGGAGCCATTGCGGATGCTAATGATGCGGCTCAGCTTAGTGAGCTTTTTACCCTTGGCGAACTGACTAAAAAGGCGTGGGAACATGATGTGCAAGTGATGATTGAGGGACCTGGGCATATTCCTATGCAATTGATTAAAGAAAACATGGATTTAGAGCTGAAGCATTGTTTTGAGGCTCCCTTTTATACCCTTGGACCATTGACTACGGATATTGCGCCTGGTTATGACCATATTACAAGTGCCATTGGAGCTGCCATGATCGGCTGGTTTGGCTGTGCGATGTTATGCTATGTCACGCCTAAAGAACACCTAGGGTTGCCTAATCTTGAGGATGTAAAAACTGGGGTCATAGCTTATAAGATTGCGGCTCATGCTGCTGATCTGGCAAAAGGGTTTCCAGGGGCTCAGTTACAGGATAACTTTTTGAGCTATGCTAGGTTTCATTTCCAATGGGAAGATCAATTTAATTTAAGTCTTGATCCTCCAACAGCTCGGCTTTTCCATGATGAAAATTTACCTCAGCCAGCGGCCAAGCATGCCCATTTTTGTTCGATGTGTGGACCTAAGTTCTGTTCAATGAAAATCACCGAAGAAGTCTTAAAATACGCGGAAAAAAATAAGCTGACGACAGACGATGCCTTTTTAGAGGGGATGAAAGAAAAAGCTGAAGAATTTAGAAAAATCAAAAATATTTATATATAATATTTATTTTTCTTTCTTTTTTTGTTTACTAAAGAATATAAGTTTTATAAATATTGATCTTAGGCCATCCGTAAAATTTGTTTTTCTTACAGTATGAGACAAAAGCCTTCTCTTTCCGCTTCTTCCATGGTTATGTCAAACAGGAAATCCATTGGAATCGAAAATCTTGCTTTACTTGAGGAATATTACCAACGCTGGAAGAAAGATCCGGCTTCTGTCTCTGCTGATTGGAGCGCTTTTTTTGAAGGGTTTGAGTTCGGATATGAATCCTTAAAAAATGGTCAGCTGGGAAAGAAAGTTGAAAGGCGAGCTATAGCCGATGATTTAAAAAAACAACGTGCCGTTTATGAACTTATTCATGCCTATCGCACCCTTGGGCATTATATAGCCAATCTTGATCCGTTGGGATTCAATCAATATGAATATGATGAATTGAAGCTAGAAAGATTTGGGTTAAATCAAAAAGACCTTGAGAGCTACTTTGATTCTGGAGATCTGGCTGGAGGGGGGCGGAAAACTTTACGGGAGATATTAGAGATTCTTAAAAAATCTTATTGTTCTACGTTGGCTGTTGAGTTTATGCACATGGATTCTTTTGTGCAAAGAAAATGGATATCCCAACGGATTGAAGGAAAATCTTTTTATGCTGGTTTTTCGAAAGAACATAAAAAACAGATTCTTTATGACCTGTTGAAGGCTGAACTTTTTGAAGCGTTTTTACATACACGTTACGTTGGACAGAAAAGATTTTCTTTGGAAGGAAGTTGTACGCTCATTCCTATGATGGATGCTCTTATAGAAGCCTGTCCGGCCCATGGGATTGATCGGCTTGTTGTCGGAATGGCGCATCGAGGAAGGCTTAATTTTGTTGCCAATGTTTTGCAGCAGGATTACAAGGTCATCTTTGATGAATTTTCTGAAAATTATATTCCAGAAGGGGTATTGGGTAATGGGGATGTTCGGTATCATTTAGGGTTTGAAGCAGCTCTGAAAACTAAATCTGGTTCTATTGTAACAGTAGGGCTAACGCCTAACCCAAGCCATTTGGAAGCTGTTAATCCTGTGGTGGAAGGCAAAGCCAGGGCATGGGAAAGAAGACTAAAAGATACAGAGCAGAGGAAAAAAGTTTTGCCTCTGCTTATTCATGGTGATGCCTCATTTATGGGGCAAGGCGTTGTGCAGGAAACTTTGAATCTTTCCAGGCTTGAGGGGTATACAACTGGTGGTACTCTGCATATTATTGTCAACAATCAGATTGGTTTTACAACGGTTCCTCAGGATGGGCGATCCACGCATCATTGTACGGCAGTAGCCTTGATGTTAGGAGTTCCTATTTTTCATGTCAACAGTGATGATCCGTTGGCAGCTGTATTTGCTGTACTGCTAGCTTTAGAGTATAGACAAGTTTTTGGTCAGGATGTGGTAGTTGATCTTGTGGGATATAGAAAGTATGGACATAATGAGGGGGACGAACCTAGCTTTACTCAACCTCTTCTTTATAAGGCAATAGCACAGCATCCCAATATCAGTGATGTTTTCTTGGATCAGTTGATAAAATCAGGAGAGATGACAAGAGAAGAAGCAAATGAATACCGAAAAATATTTGTTGCTGAGTTGAACCAAAAAATGGAGGAATCGAAGGAATGGATTAAACAAGAAAACCCTCCCACCTTGAGGCCTAGGTTAGCATGTCCCAGGATTTTTGATCCAGTGAAAACAGCCGTTCCTTTGGAAGAATTCCTTTATGTGGGCCATGCATTGGTGAGGGAGCCTCCTGATTTCAATCTTAATCCTAAAATCCGGAAGATCCTTGAAGAAAGGAAAGCCATGGTAGAAGGAAAACAGCCAATCCTTCTAGCTTTTGCTGAAACCATGGCTTTTGGCACCCTTCTCTACGAGGGAATTCCAGTTAGACTATCCGGTCAAGACAGTCGGCGTGGGACTTTCAGTCAAAGGCATGCGGTACTTTATGATACAAAAGTCTCTAAGAAATATGTTCCCTTAGCGAATATCCATCCCAACCAGGCGATATTTTGTATCTATAACAGTCCCCTTTCCGAATATGCTGTTTTAGGTTTCGATTATGGCTATTCTCTAGATTATCCTGAGGCCTTAATTATTTGGGAAGCTCAATACGGTGATTTTGCTAACGGGGCTCAGGTTATTATAGATCTATACCTCGTTAGCTCTGAATCGAAATGGGGCGTTACATCGAACATTGTGTTGCTATTGCCGCATGGATATGAAGGGCAGGGTCCTGAGCATTCTAGTGCACGGGTGGAAAGATTCCTTCAAGCTTGTGCTGAAGATAATATCGTTGTGGCTAACTGCACTACCCCAGCCAATTATTTTCATATCTTAAGAAGACAGGTTTTGCGAGGATTTTCTAAGCCCTTAATCCTTTTCACCCATAAAAGCCTTCTACGCAACCCGCAATGTGCCTCGTCCATTCCAGAATTTGTTCAAGGGGCTTTCGAAGAGGTCTTGGCAGATCCTCAGGTCAATCAACCAAGCTCAAAAGTTATCTTGTGCACTGGAAAGGTCTATTATGATCTTATAGACTACAGAAGCCGGATTGGAAGGATGGATATTCCCATTGTTCGAATCGAACAGCTATATCCCCTGCATGAGAAGAAGCTCAAAGAGATTGTCTTAAGGTATCAGCCCCAGTCCCTTGTTTGGTGTCAAGAGGAGCCAAAAAACATGGGTGCTTGGAGTTATATGTTCCCTAAACTTAACGATATGTTTTCTCTTCCTGTCCTTTATGCTGGTAGGGAGGCTTCAGCCAGCACGGCGACTGGTTCAATGGCTTACCATCGGCTTGAACAGCAAAAGCTTCTTTCAGATGCCTTTGGCAGATAACCCTTATGTAAATTTATTTTTAACCCAGGAGCTAGGTCGCAATGGATATAAAAATGCCTTCTGTTGGTGAATCGATTGAATCTGGATTGATTGGCAAATGGCTTAAAAAAGAAGGGGAAAGAGTGCAATCTGGAGATGCCTTGTGTGAAATTGAAACCGAGAAGATCACTACGGAAATTTATGCTGAGAAAGAAGGAATATTGCATATTCTTGTCAAAGAAGGCTCAGAGGTGAAGGTAGGGCAAACCATCGCTCAATTAGAAGAATTGCCTTCGGGAAAGATGGAGCAGGAGCCTAGTGCAAGTATCAAAGAAGAAGAAGAAAAAGAGGAAAAAACAGTTTTGGAACCGCAGAAAGAATTGATAGAGCCAGTAAAAAAGGAAGAGGAGGAAGAAAAGGCTTCTGTAGAAGCTCCCCTGAGGCGCCCTGGGAGGATAACCAAAGAGGAAGCGCTACAATTGATGGAGGAAGAAAAAGAAGAAAAAGAAGAGGCAAAAGAAGTCGAGGCTTTTGCTCTAGGTCCTCAAGAAAAAAGAAAACCACTGAGTCCTATTCGAAAGAAGATTGCTCAGCGTTTGCTGGAAGCTCATATTGGCACCGCTCATTTAACAACGTTTAATGAAGTCGATATGAGTACGGTGCTAGAATTAAGAAAAAATTATGGGAAGAGATTCGAAGAGAAATATGGAGTCAAACTGGGGCTGATGTCCTTTTTTGTCCGAGCGGTAGTGGAGGCTTTGAAAAAAATACCAGAGGTCGGTGCGCGGATTGAAGAGGATGAACTCGTTTATCCTTCCACTTTGGATCTGGGGATAGCTGTTGCAACAGAAAAAGGATTAATCGTACCAGTGATTCGTAGCGCTGAAAATCTAAGTTTTGCCCAGATTGAAAAGACGATTCAAGAACTAGCTATAAAAGCCAGAGGTGGGAAAATTACCCTCGAAGACATTGAAGGAGGAGTCTTTACGATAACCAATGGCGGTGTCTTTGGCTCTATGCTTTCTACGCCTATACTGAATCCACCTCAAAGTGGCATTCTTGGAATGCATGCGATTAAAGAAAGGCCTGTAGCAATCAATGGGAAAGTGGAAATCAGGCCCGTTATGTACCTTGCTCTTACCTACGATCATCGAGTGATTGATGGAAAAGAAGCTGTCAGTTTTTTGGTCCTTGTTAAAGAGTTTATCGAACAACCCGCCTCTGTTCTTTTGGAAGTGTAAATGTTGGTATTATAGAAAGCAAAAAGAAAAGAATGGATACGTTTGATGTAGGCATCATTGGATCTGGTCCCGGTGGCTATGTAGCCGCCATTCGAGCAGCTCAGCTTGGCTTGAATGTGGCAATTATTGAAAAAGACAAGACCCTTGGAGGTACCTGCCTGAATGTGGGATGTATTCCAAGTAAAGCCCTCCTTTCTCTTTCTGAATATTACTATTTTGCCAAGACAAAGTTTGCCGAAAATGGATTGCTTGTGGAAAATCTCCGCTTCGATCTCGATAAGCTCATGAAGAAAAAAGACCAAGTCGTCCACAAACTGGTCAAGGGAGTGGATTTTCTCATGAAGAAAAACGGGATTGAAGTATTTCATGGGATGGGATCGCTTGTAGATCCTCAAACGGTCCTCATAGCCGAAGAAAATGGAGGGGAACGTAAAATTAAAGCTAAAAATATTATCCTTGCTTCTGGTAGTGCACCAGCTTCTCTGTCTTTTTTGCCTCCCTTTAACGATCAGATCGTGGATAGCACCTCGGCTCTTCAGTTTAGTTCTGTTCCCAGAAGCATGGCGGTTATTGGTGCTGGAGCAGTCGGACTGGAGCTAGGATCTGTGTGGAGTAGACTGGGAACCAAGGTTTACGTGATAGAGCTTTTGCCAAGAATTTGTCCATTGATGGATCATTCCGTATCCAGCACTTTAGAAACCTTTCTTCGAAATCAAGGAATAGAATTTTTTCTCAATACCAAAATCATCTCTGCAACGAGCAATACAAACGAAGTCATCCTTGAATTAGTTTCAGGACCCAAGACCTACTCGCTCAGTGTGGAAAAAGTGCTCGTAGCCGTAGGGAGAGTTCCTTATACTCATGGATTGAATTTGCAACAAATAGGCATCAGTACCACAAAGAAAGGCAGTGTAGAGGTAAATGCATGGTGGCAAACCAATTTTGCCCATATCTATGCTATTGGCGATCTAGTGGAAGGACCGATGCTTGCTCATAGAGCGCAACTAGAAGGAATAGCGGTCGCTGAAATCATTGCTGGACGTCGATTCCCACAACTGAACTATGCGCTCATCCCCTCTATTATTTATACCTCTCCTGAGGCAGGAGGAATTGGCTTTACAGAAGAAGAATTGCAAGCGGCTAAAAGAGACTATAAAAAGGGTTTATCGAAGTTCTCTATTAATGGAAGGGCATTGGCTGGAGATGTCGGTGAAGGATTTGTAAAAATTTTGGTGGATGCCAAAAATGATAAGATTTTGGGAATCCATGGAGTGGGGCCTGTTATTTCCGAGCTCATTTCAATGTCGACCCCATTGTTTTTAAGAAAGGTGAACGGAGTGGATTTCGTAGGCCTGCCATTAGCGCATCCTACGCTTTCTGAAGTACTTCGTGAGGCAGCTCTTGATGCCTATAAGCGGTCGATTCATTCGTAATAATGCAGGGAAGCATTGGAGCGGGAAAGAAAATGCCGATACTGTCTTGGAATGTTTGAATGGATATTAGTGAGGATTTCATAGGAAATTGTTCCGGCAAGCTTGGCTAGCTCGTCAGCATTAATGGATTCTTTGCCTTGTGTACCGATCAATATCGCCTCCTCTCCAATTTTACATGAAGGCAGTTCGCTGATATCCACCATGATCTGGTTCATTGTAACCGCTCCACGGACTGGACATCTTTTTCCTTTGATAAGCACAAAGGCTTTGTTAGAAAGGGAGCGGAGATAGCCATCGCCATAACCGATGGAAAGCACGGCGATCTTAGAAGGTTTTTTAAGCCTGTAAGTTGATCCATAGCTGATTGGATGGTTTTTGGGAAGCTCTTTTATAAGCACGACTTTGCATTTCCAGCTCATAATTGGTCTAAGAAGTCTTCGTAAGAATGACATGGGGGCTAGTCCATAAAGGGCAAGACCAATACGGACATAATCGCAAGCATAAACACTTTTCCGCCATAGAGCCGCACTATTAGCAACATGAATGGGAAGGCCTTTGAAATACTCCTTTAATTTTAATAGCTCAAGCCACTGCTTCTCAGTCGCTTCTAGATCCGTATCTGCCTGGGCAAAATGAGTACACACTGCACCGATACAGACAGAAGAAAGTTTTTTTATTTTTTCCATCTCTTTAACAAAATTTGAAGGGCTAAACCCAAGTCTTCCCATTCCCGTATCTATTTTAAGATGGATAATTGCCTTTTTGCCTAAATGTTCTGCTGCATTATTGAGCCATTTTGCCTCATTGAAGGAAGAGACAACTACCCAGGCATTATTGGCGATCACAAGTGGAGCTTCAGGAGGCAATATAGGACATAAGATTAATAAAGGATTTTGAATACCGGCATTTCTCAGTTCGATAACCTCATCGACGTTGTTGATTCCAAGAACTTCGATCCCAGATTGCACAAGTTCTCTGGATATAGGAACAAGGCCATGCCCATAGGCATCCGACTTAACCACAGCAATAATTTTTGTTTTTTTGGGAATCCTGTTTCTTGCCACCCGGATATTAAAGCGCAAAGCCTGCCCATCAATTTCTACCCAACTACGGGGCAGGGGCGCTGACGAAATAAAAGAATAGTTATTCTTATAGCTCATTTTATTATTAAACAGGGCCTCTTAAATAGATAGGTTCTGGAAAAGGGGTGTTATCGAATGGAGGACAGGTTTCTGGAAGTAGAAAAAAGTCTTCGGCTCTTGGAAAAGCTTGAGTCATGGTGTCATGTAGGGCTTCTGGACTAACTGCTAAATCTAGCGTTTTGATTATTTCTGTCAGTTTTTGTCGCTCAATAAGATAAGGGCCTTTGACGAGTTTACCATAAGAAAAGAGGGAACAAAAAAGTTCGCCTCGCCTAGCATCAGAAAATATTCCTAAGGAAGGAATATGAGAAAATTGAAGGCCTATTGACCATATGCTTGGAATGGAAAGAATGGAGGCGTTTTTGGCTATACTAATTCCTTGTGCGGCTGCAATGCCTACCCGGATAGAGGAAAAAGATCCTGGTCCTGTTCCAACAAAGATCTTTTCGATCTTCAAAGAGGCCAAATTTAATTTTTCCAGACAATCAAATAGGGAAGAAAAATGACGTTTGCCCTTAAAATAAGAACGCCAGACAACATGGTGATTTTCTGCCAAAGCCACGCTGCCTATTTCTGAAGAGGTATCAATCGAAAGGATCATAAATTTATATGAAGGGATAGGGATGTTCTCACATAACAACTGAGGGATCAACGAATGCGTTTAATTTTTCTTTCATTTTGAGCAATGATTGTAATTTCCCAATACTGGGTCCAAGGAGGTAAGAGTTTTTCTATTTTTTGGGGCCATTCTACAAAACAAATAGCTTCCGCATACAAGATTTCTTCCAAATAATGAGATAAGGTAGAATCCACGTTTTCTACTCTGTACAAGTCAATATGAAAAATATCGAACTTTTCTCCTTCATAACAGTGGACTAAACTAAAGGTAGGACTCGTTACTTCGCCTTTAAAACCTAAAGCAAGGGCAGCACCTTTGACAAGTTGGGTCTTACCTGATCCTAACTCGCCGATCAATGCAAACACTTCTCCCCCCTGGCAGGGTTTTACCAGTTCTTTGGCAAAATTAATAGTCTCCTCTGGACTTTTGGAAATGATCGAAGCCTCTGTATCCATCCTGAAATTCCATTTTTCCATTTTTGCT
Coding sequences within:
- a CDS encoding HAD family hydrolase produces the protein MKKDHDTYQWAALFDWDGVIVDSVKQHEQSWRMLAAEQHKEVEQDFMNKTFGMKNEKIISEFLGWTQNPEEIMQLSKRKEELYKKIVQEEGLCLIDGLKEFLDCLKQKHIPMAICSSTTKTNIFFVLEKLGIKEYFSVIVGAEDVREGKPHPAPYLVTAKKLGYVPSCCVVFEDAPAGVESAKKAGMKVIALTTTRPKNNLENADLVISSWKELSLETIDVLFNAVSQQ
- a CDS encoding retropepsin-like aspartic protease, producing MTKVGIVILLFKISFSQNSFCKNLRVNQEQYKSLASKKELLKAYKARGFLALYRNRNSEARKFFQMCYSLSPEDAKLCELLAIASLRENDRRGVIFWMYQAHLNDLARFYLTIKQPFECSNPFQNATCPMLSTSYPVVPIEIDGHFFAFLIDTGASTSIVDKQVAEALGLKERGASELVLSNGERIQGALSTLPILRIGSLAIKNVPVILIEKLKPLSFDAKNCFHGVLGTDLLSRFNILIDYQTKKIVISKKAMELEAAFLSGSKLLAEIPFLFSPQGLLLVKGSMQSKEIFFIYDTGSGGYPLEFNQKYRNIFFGFSGTARSSLRFGPVAIKKISETFTQLPSDLEEREEIPIGGIIGNRLFSRYKVLLNFQKMVLQLYDQKN
- the folE2 gene encoding GTP cyclohydrolase FolE2, whose translation is MKNSLSASLADCQSQQDHRKIKIHRVGVKGLRYPIEVRDKNFESQHTVATVSLLVDLPHHFKGTHMSRFVEVLNAHGRMVHVCNVFSIVHELQKKLHAETAHVIMEFPYFIEKNAPVTGSKGLVDYQVRFEAAAYLDETDFVMWVTVPVTTLCPCSKAISDRGAHNQRGYVSVAIRFVQTIWIEDIIELVEASASSPIYSLLKRPDEKYVTELAFDNPVFVEDLVRNVALRLNANQDILWYRVEAENMESIHNHAAYACVEKELET
- the thiC gene encoding phosphomethylpyrimidine synthase ThiC translates to MAQNSSRLTYLDIVSKGKELSSFLLSFFPNSKKVYIQGENRGVNVPFRQIKVAHNGSGEATDHSFFYAYDTSGPYTDPFAGVEIGSGLFPLRAEWIEQRGDCEPYEGRPIKPEDNGWVSVKDKAAILLKNGAQKLPLLKKRLPLRAKAGRRVTQLHYAKKGIITPEMEFVAIRENLGRKGSSLRQGKGPLYSQHSGLAWGASLPEEITPEFVRKEVASGRAIIPSNINHPELEPMIIGRNFRVKINANIGNSAISSSMDEEVAKLVWAILWGADTVMDLSTGKNIHEIRELIIRSSPVPIGTVPIYQALEKVGGIPEELSWEIYRDTLIEQAEQGVDYFTIHAGVLLRYIPYTANRLCGIVSRGGSIMAKWCLAHHQENFLYTHFDEICEILRSYDISVSLGDGLRPGAIADANDAAQLSELFTLGELTKKAWEHDVQVMIEGPGHIPMQLIKENMDLELKHCFEAPFYTLGPLTTDIAPGYDHITSAIGAAMIGWFGCAMLCYVTPKEHLGLPNLEDVKTGVIAYKIAAHAADLAKGFPGAQLQDNFLSYARFHFQWEDQFNLSLDPPTARLFHDENLPQPAAKHAHFCSMCGPKFCSMKITEEVLKYAEKNKLTTDDAFLEGMKEKAEEFRKIKNIYI
- a CDS encoding 2-oxoglutarate dehydrogenase E1 component, whose product is MRQKPSLSASSMVMSNRKSIGIENLALLEEYYQRWKKDPASVSADWSAFFEGFEFGYESLKNGQLGKKVERRAIADDLKKQRAVYELIHAYRTLGHYIANLDPLGFNQYEYDELKLERFGLNQKDLESYFDSGDLAGGGRKTLREILEILKKSYCSTLAVEFMHMDSFVQRKWISQRIEGKSFYAGFSKEHKKQILYDLLKAELFEAFLHTRYVGQKRFSLEGSCTLIPMMDALIEACPAHGIDRLVVGMAHRGRLNFVANVLQQDYKVIFDEFSENYIPEGVLGNGDVRYHLGFEAALKTKSGSIVTVGLTPNPSHLEAVNPVVEGKARAWERRLKDTEQRKKVLPLLIHGDASFMGQGVVQETLNLSRLEGYTTGGTLHIIVNNQIGFTTVPQDGRSTHHCTAVALMLGVPIFHVNSDDPLAAVFAVLLALEYRQVFGQDVVVDLVGYRKYGHNEGDEPSFTQPLLYKAIAQHPNISDVFLDQLIKSGEMTREEANEYRKIFVAELNQKMEESKEWIKQENPPTLRPRLACPRIFDPVKTAVPLEEFLYVGHALVREPPDFNLNPKIRKILEERKAMVEGKQPILLAFAETMAFGTLLYEGIPVRLSGQDSRRGTFSQRHAVLYDTKVSKKYVPLANIHPNQAIFCIYNSPLSEYAVLGFDYGYSLDYPEALIIWEAQYGDFANGAQVIIDLYLVSSESKWGVTSNIVLLLPHGYEGQGPEHSSARVERFLQACAEDNIVVANCTTPANYFHILRRQVLRGFSKPLILFTHKSLLRNPQCASSIPEFVQGAFEEVLADPQVNQPSSKVILCTGKVYYDLIDYRSRIGRMDIPIVRIEQLYPLHEKKLKEIVLRYQPQSLVWCQEEPKNMGAWSYMFPKLNDMFSLPVLYAGREASASTATGSMAYHRLEQQKLLSDAFGR